In Tepidamorphus gemmatus, the sequence TGTTCGCGCACCCAACCCTCGACAATCCCGTTGATCACTTCCATCGCCTTCTCGGCATCGATCAGGCCATCGGCGTCGCGCGGCAGGTCGATCTCGTCGGTGAGGTCGAGGCGGAAGCGGTTGTTCGGCAGGCGCACAACCCTGACGCCGTGCACCGGGCAGTCGAATCGACGCGCGAGGCGGCCGAGGATCGGATTGGTCGGGGCGGGGCGGCCGAAGAAGTTGATTCTCAACCCCTTGGTCAACCGCTGGTCGACCAGGAGCCCGAGATGCCCCCCCTTGGCGAGAACATTCGACATGGCGAAGGCAACCGCCTGTCCCGATCCCGCCGCAAGCAGTTCGCCCATGGTGCCGCGGCGGATCTTCAGCAGGCGCTGCGCGACATAGGCGTTGTTCGGCGTGCGGTAGACGGCAGTGACCGGCAGGCCGTGGCGCGCGGCGCAGACCGCCGGCAGCTCCCAGTTGCCGAGATGGGCCGTGAAGATGATCGCCGGCCGGTCGTCGTCGCGCAGGCGGTAGAAATTGTCGATCCCGGTCGCCTCGATGCGGCCGGGCGGCTTCGTCTCGTCGAAATCCCAGATCTCGTCGAGATGCGGATATTCCGCCGCGGTGCGGCCGAGATTGTCCCAGACCTCGGCAAGGATCGCCTTGAGCTCCGCCTCGTCCTTCTCGGGGAAGGCGTGACGCAGGTTGTCCATGCCGACCCGGTTGACCGGCAGGAGCGGCCCGAAGGTGCGGGCGATCCAGCCACCCATGTTGCTTGCACGGTCCGGCCCGAGCAGTCGGACCACCCGGAACAGGCCGATCGCAATCGTGGCGACGATCCAGTCCACCACTGGCCCGAGGATGCGGCCAATCCGCCATTTCAGGAGGAACAGGCGGCGTTGCAGCGGTGTCATCTGCATCGTCCCGTCCCGGTCCGCTACCGTGCCCGCCCGCCGCTCAGAGGCGCACCACGATCTTGCCGAACACCTTGCGGCTTTCGAGCCGGTCGAGGCCGACGGCGAAATCGGAGATGTCGAGTTCGGTGTCAATCACCGGCAGGATCCCGGCCGCCATCTTGTCGAGGCTTTCGGCCATGTTGCGCATCGAGGAGCCGAACGAACCGAACAATTTGAGCTGCTGCTGGAATAGCTGATAGAGGTTGATCTGGGTGGTGACTCCCGATGTCGACCCGCAGGTGACAAGGCGCCCGCCGCGTTTCAGCGACAGCATCGACCCTGCGAAGGTGTCCGGTCCGACATGCTCGAACACGACGTCGACGCCCTTCTTGGCCGTGAGCTTGCGGGTCACGTGCTCGAACCGCTCCTTGCGGTAGTTGATGACGTGATCGGCGCCGAGCGCCTTTGCCTTCTCCGCTTTCTCGTCGTCGCCGACGGTGGTGATGACGGTCGCTCCGATCGCCTTCGACATGCGGATCGCCGCCGTGCCGATGCCCGATCCGCCGGCGTGGACGAGAATCGTCTCGTCGCCCTGCAGCCTGGCATTGTCGAACAGCATGTGCTGAACCGTGCCGAATGTGATGGGCGCGCAGGCCGCATCGATCCAGCTGATGCCTGGCGGCACCGGCACGGTCAGCCGCGCCTGGGTGTTGAGCAGGTCGCGGGCGAAGCCGTCGACGTGGAAGCCCATGATGCCGGCGACATTCTCACACAGATTGTCGCGGCCCTCGCGGCAGGCACGGCAGCTGCCGCAGGTGAGCGCGCCATAGAGCGCCACCTGGTCGCCGACAGCGCGGTTGGTCACGTCCGCTCCGACGGCGACGATCTCGCCGGCCGCCTCGGCGCCGACCACGAGCGGCAGCTTGCGCTTCGCGAAGGCCATGCCGCGCCAGCCCCAGACGTCAATATGGTTGAGCGCCACCGCGCGGATCCGGACCTGGACCTCGCCGGGTCCGGGTGGTGGCGGGTCCGGCTGTTCGATCAGATCGAGAGTGCGGTCGGAAACGAGCGTGAGGGCGCGCATCGGAAGCCTTCGGTGTCGCGGATCGGGCAGTCAGCGATGCACCGGCATCGCTGCGGTGAGGCCGCCGTCCACCGGGACGACGGCACCGGTGATATAGCTTGCTGCCGGCGACAGGAGGAAGGGCACGATGGCCGCGATCTCGTGCGGCGTGGCGAATCTGCCGACCGGGATCTGGCCTTCCATCTTCTGCCGGTAGTCGGCATAGGGCGCCATCATGTCGGTGTCGATGAAGCCGGGCGCGATGTAGTTCACGGTGACGCCGCGCTTTGCCGTCTCCATCGCCAGGGTGCGGGTGTAACCGAGGATCGCCGCCTTGGAGGCGGCATAGGCAGCATTGCCGATGCTGCCGCGCAGCGCCACGACCGAGCCGACCACGACGATGCGCCCGGCCCGCGCCCGCGTCATCCGCCGAACCACCCCTCCGGCGAGGCGGGTGAGCGACCAGAAGTTGACCTGCATGCACTGCTCGGCGCGGGCCTGATCCATCACCGCCGCGAGGCTGTCATAGGGCAGGCCGGCATTGTGGACAAAGCCGTAGAACGGCGCCTCGTCGTCGAGTGCTGCGACGAAGCCCTCGACCGCAGTGCGGCTCGCGAGATCGAGCGGCCTGGCCTCGATCGCGGCCTGCGGGTACGCCGCGGCGAGCTCGGCGACCAGCGCCTCGGCGGGCGCAGCCGAGGCGTTGTAGGTGAACAGGACGTCGTAGCCTTCCCCGGCGAGCGTCTCGACGATGGCGCGGCCGAGGCCGCGGGCGCCGCCGGTAACGAGGACCCGACGGCGTGCGCTCGTGTCCGCCGCCGCCATCAGGCCGGCTCTCCGGCGAACACCAGACAGACATTCTGGCCGCCGAAACCGAAGGAATTCGACATCGCACGCCTGACCCTGGCATCGCGGGCGACGTTCGGCACCACGTCGAGCGGAATCGCCGGGTCGGGGATGGTGTAGTTGATGGTCGGTGGCACTCGGCCCTCGGCGATGGTCATCAGGGTGAACACTGCCTCCACCGCGCCGGCAGCCGAAAGGGTATGCCCGATCATCGACTTGTTGGAAGAGATCAGCACGTCCTTCGCCCGGTCCGCGAACACGGTCTGAACGCCAAGGCATTCCATCTTGTCGTTCTCCGGCGTGCCGGTGCCGTGGGCGTTGATGTAATCGATATCCGCGGGCGTCACGCCGGCATCGTCCAGGGCTGCCGTGATGCAGCCGACGATGGTGTGGCCGTCCGGGTTGGAGCGGGTGCGGTGGAAGGAATCCGCGCATTCTCCCGCGCCCTCGACGACGCCGAGGATACGGGCGCCACGCGCCCTGGCATGCGCAAGGCTTTCCAGAACCAGCGCCCCGGCGCCTTCCGCCATGACGAAGCCGTCGCGGTTCTTGGAGAATGGCTTGGCGGCGGCCTCCGGCGGATCGTTCTGGGTCGACAGCGCGGACAGCAGCGAGAAGCGGATCAGCGCCTCGGCCTGGATCGAGCCGTCGGTGCCGACCGACACCGCCGCATCCGCCTCGCCGCGGCGGATCGCCTCGACGGCAAGCTGGATCGCGGTTGCGCCGGAGGCGCAGGCGGTCGACAGCGAGATCGGCGAGCCCTTGGTGCCGAACCGGTCGGCGAGCGTCTCGGCGACTCCGCCGAACAGGAAGCGACGATGCAGATCGGGCCGGCCGCGATGCGCCGCTTCGAGCAGGACGTGATAATCGTACGGGCCGTCGTGTGGCACGGAACGGGCGAGTTCCTCCCGCTGCGGCCACTCCATCTCGACCGGCGCCACCGCCAGGAACAGTGGTCCCGGGAAATCCCCGGCAGAGCCGATTGCGGCCTGCTCGATCGCTTCCTCCATCGCCATCTCGGCCAACCGCTCGGAGAGCGCCGGCGCACAGAACGGCTCGACGGAGACGAAGTCGATGGTCCCGCCGATGGTGGTCCGCAGGCCGTCGACCGGAAACCGGCTGATGCGGTGGATGCCGGACATGCCGGCGGTCAGCGCCTTCCAGTTGTCGTCGCGACCGCGTCCAAGCGATGTGACGAGCCCCATGCCGGTGACGACCACCACAGGCCGTCCCTTGCTGTCGAGATACCTGCCATTGCCGCTCATGCAGCGTGCTCCCGATTGGCCCGGCCCGAACCGGCCGTCGCTAGCCGGCCGGAGCGACGAGCGCCATGCCTTCGCCGCGCCAGTGGCCCCACTGGGTCACCAGGACCCGATCGATCGGAGCCGAGCCATCCGCCTCGCAGCCGCTGTCATCGAGCGGGGCAAAGAGCATTCCGTGTGACACGGCCAGCGCGGCGAGCGCCACGAGTGCGGGAAACTGAGCCTCGAGGCCATGGCCGATGATCGAACCGACTGCCCTGATCGGAATGTGGTTATCCGCGTGCCTGAGGCTGGTCAAGAAGACCTGCTCCTCGCTGGTGGCGGGCTGTGCTCCAGTCGCGCCGCTGAACACGGCAAGACGTTCACCGCCGGTCAGGCCGGACACGAGCTCGTCGAACTGTCGCCGTGCGATGGCGGTCGCCTCTCCCGGGCCGCGCCGGCAGCGGCCGGCCCTGACGCCGTCGAGGCGCGCGACCGGCGTGGCGCCGCGCTGGGCCGCATGGGCGGGGGATTCCAGCACGAGGAAGGCTCCCATCGAGCCGGTGACCAGGCCCCCGCCGCGCGACAGGCGCTGCCAGACCGGCAGCCAGTCCTCGCGCCAAAGATAGTTGCCCAGCTCGAACAGCAGCAACATGTCGAGCCGCTCGGCATTGTAGGAGCCGCCGACGAGGCAGATCTCGCTCTGACCGGACGCGACGCGGGCATGGGCGGTCCGGACCGCGTCGATGCCGGCTGATTCCTCGCCCATGAAGGTGCGTGAGGAGCCGGTCACCTTGTGGACGATGGAGATGTTGCCGGCGAGCAGGTTGGGCAGCTGGGCCAGAAACAGCGTCGGCCTGAGATCACTCGACAGCCGCTCGTTGATCAGCCGGCCCGGATCGCTGGCGGCGAGAATATCGGTCAGGAGCGCGCTGTCGACGGCGATGTCGCGCTCACCGCCGCCGGCGGCGACGATCATGTCGGTCCGCGACAAGATGTCGGTCCGATCCTTTATGCCGGCATTGTCGAGCGCCATGCCGGCGGCATAGGTGCCGATCCGCTGCCAGGCCTCCATCTGACGCTGGTCGCCGCGCTTGGGGATCTGTCGGTCGAAATCGAGCTGGACGAGCGGATGCACCGGATAGGGGGCGAACCGCTCGCGGTCGACCACCGGTCTCGGTCCACCGTCGGCCTTCAGCGCGGCCCAGTGCTGATCGAGCCCCTCGCCGAGCGACGAGACGAGCCCGATCCCCGTGATCAGAACGTCGCGGTGCGGGGCTTCGCTCATCCCAGCAGCTCTCGCGGATAGCCGAGGCGGGTTGCGTTCTCGAGCATCATCTGCCGGAAGTCGGGGGTGGGAAACGGCATCACGCGAAACGTCAGCCTGGACTCGCAGATCGGCTTGCCGGCGCGCTTCACCTTCACCGAGGTCATCGCGAAGCCTGAGCCGTCATGCTCCAGCATGGCCTCGATGTCGAGTACGTCGCCGGGCTCGACGAAGGCACGGAACTTCGCCTCGCGCACCCCGGCCAGGAACGGCATCCGGTCGAAGCGGTTGGCGGTGAGCACCGCATAGCCAGAGGTCTGTGCCATCGATTCGACGAGCAGCACGCCTGGCATCAGCGGGTGTCCGGGGAAGTGCCCCTCGAAGATCGTGCTCTCGGTCGGGACCTGCGCCTCGGCGCGCAGCCGACCCTCGGAGGGCCAGACCTCGACGATGCGATCAATCAGCTGGAAGTATTCGATCCGCATGCGGGTCGGTGCCGGCCTCGGTCAGGCGGTCTTCGCGGCGATCAGCTCGTCGATCCGGTCGCACAGGTTCTTCAGGACGAAGTACTGCTCGGCCGACGCCTTGCCCTCGTTGACCTCCTGGGTCCACTGCTCGAAGGGCATCTTGATGCCGAAGGCCTTGTCGATGGCAAAGGCGACGTCGAGGAAATCGAGGCTGTCGATTCCCAGATCGTCGATGACGTGGCTGTCTGGCTTGATGTCGTCACGCGGAATGTCGCACGTTTCGGATATGATGTCGGCGACCGTGTCGAAGGTGGACGACATGAGTACTCTCCAATGGTGGTCGGCGGCTGGGCCCAGAACAACAGGCAAATGCGGTCGCCGCCGCACCCCGCGGCCGGCCGGCGCCTCTTGAGGTTTGCCCGATCTAAACGAGGCGGACGCCGAGTGCAACGGTCTGACGACACGCGCTTGCGCCCGGCGCCGGCACCGGCTATATGCCAGAACCGTTCGCCGGCCACCAGACCCGCGCCGGACGACGGGCGCGTAGCTCAGCGGGAGAGCACTACGTTGACATCGTAGGGGTCGCTGGTTCAATCCCAGCCGCGCCCACCATTCGCCGGATTGATGCCAGGCAGGACCCCGTCTCAAGGCTGCGTCATCGGCGAGACTGATCCCGAACCGCAGCGTGATCGGCCCGGACGGCTGCGCGCGCGATGATCGTGGCCGTGGAAGATCTCGTCTCGCTGTTGGGGCTGTTCGTCGTCGCCCTCGTCGCGGCCACCCTGCTCCCCGCCCAATCGGAGGTCGCGCTGGCTGGCTTGCTGGCCGCGGGCGACCAGCCTGTCGTCGCGCCGGTGATCATGGCGACCGCCGGCAACGTCGTCGGATCGACCCTCAACTGGCTGCTCGGCCGCGGGATCGAGCAGTTCCGCAATCGGCGCTGGTTCCCCGTGAGCGAGCGCGCACTGCAGCGGGCCATAGGCTGGTATGGCCGATGGGGCCGCTGGAGCCTGTTGCTGAGCTGGGTGCCCGTGGTCGGCGATCCGCTGACCCTTGCCGCCGGCGTCCTGCGCGAGCCGTTCTGGAGCTTTCTCGCGCTTGTCACGGTCGCGAAGGCCGGACGATACATGGTCGTGACCGCCGCCACTCTGGGTGTCCTGTGACGACGGTGATCCCGATCCGGGCCGGGTGCTGCCGTCCGGCGTCGGGTTGGCCCGGCCCCGAGGCCGCGTTGACAGGCACGGGGGGCGCCGGTATGGTCCGCGGGAAATTCGGGATCGGCCGTCGCGGCCGGTCTTTTTCGTTTGTCAGTACCTGCGCGGCGCGGCTTCGCGCACCGACTCCGGATCAGGACGATGAAGATCAGGAACTCGCTCAAGTCCCTCATCAAGCGGCACCGCGGCAACCGCATCGTACGTCGCAAGGGACGCGTGTACATCATCAACAAGACCAACCGCCGCTACAAGGCGCGACAGGGCTGAAGCGGCAGGCATGTCCTAGGTAGCCTGCCGGACGGTCGATCACGACGTCGGGAGGCGTCTTCGCCGGGCATTGACCCGCCGTTGGCGCTGCCCCATGCTTGCGCCATGCCCTCGACGTTCACACGCTGCTGTCCGCGCCTCGGCGCAGCCCGCGTGGCCGCTGGCCTGATAGGCGCTCTCCTCCTGTCGGCGTCGGTCTCGGCCGAACCTGAGACGACCGGGCCCGGCATCTCCGCTCCCGTCAGCCCCGCAGACATCGCCGAGACCTTGCTCGACCAGCTCGCCGCTGCCGAGGACGAGGCGACGGCAAGGGCGCTCGAGACGCGCGTGCGCGAAATCTGGCAGCGCTCCGGGAGCGACACCGCCGACCTGCTGCTCGGGCGCGCGGGAAGCGCGTTCGAGCGCGAGGACTATGCCCGCGCCCTGCAGTATCTCGATACCATCGTGGCGCTTCGCCCCGACTTCGTCGAGGCCTGGAACATGCGGGCGACCGTCTACTACATGCTCGACGAGTACGACCTGTCGATGTCCGACATCGAACGGGTGCTGAGCCTCCAGCCCCGTCACTTCGGTGCGCTGAGCGGCCTCGGGATGATCTTCCGCGAACTCAATCAGCCCCGCGAGGCGCTCGAAGCGTTCCGCAGGGCATTGGCAGTCAATCCATTCCTCGAAAACGCCCGAACGTCTGTCGATCGGCTCGAGGTCGAGGTGGAGGGACGGCCGATCTGACGCCCCTCCGGGCATTGTCGGGCCGATGGACCTTGGCATAGTCTCCTTGCCGACACTGCTGGCGGATGGGTTTCCCATATGCGCATGATCCTCGCCGGGATTGCGGCAGTCGCGGTGCTGCTTGCTGGGTTCTGGATCTATACGGCGATCCGTGCCGACAGCGTTGCCGCCGAGTTTGCACCGATCGGAAAGTTCGTCCGCATCGATGACGTTTCGTTGCACTATGTCGACGCCGGTGTGTCGGACGGTCCGGCCGTCGTGCTGCTGCACGGGGCATCGAGCAATCTGCGCGATCCGATGCTCGCGCTCGGCGACCGGCTGTCCGGCCGCTACCGGGTCGTGGCCGTGGACCGGCCTGGCAGTGGATGGAGCAGCCGCGGCAAGAACCCCGATGTCGCGCTGGCGTCAGTGCAGGCCGAGTACATCGTCGGGCTGCTCGACGCGCTCGGTATCGACCGCGCGATCTTCGTGGCGCATTCCTGGAGCGGCGCCCTGGCGCTGGAACTGGCGCTCGATCATCCGGAGCGGACGGCGGGCCTGGTGCTGATTGCGCCGGTCTCGCATCCCTGGCCAGGCGGCATCAGCTGGTACTACACGACGGCGACGCTGCCCGGCATCGGCTGGGTGTTCGTCCGACTGCTGCCGTTGCCGCTCGGCGAGATGATGCTGGACGGCCTTGTCGCGGCGGCCTTCGAGCCGCAGACGCCGCCGCCGGACTATCCCAGGCGCGCCGGTGTCGAGCTGGTCCTGCGGCCGGAGGCGTTTCGTGCAAATGCCCAGGACGTCGTGCGTCTGCTGGATTTCGTGACAGCGCAATCGCCGCGCTATGGCGAGGTCGCCGTACCGACGTCGATCCTGGTCGGCAATGCCGACAGGATCGTCTCGCCTCGCTTCCACAGCCGGTTGCTGGCCGAGCAGATTCCGGGAGCCAAGCTGATCACCTTCGACAAGGTCGGGCACATGGTCCATCACGCCGCGCCCGAAGCGGTGGCCGCGGAGGTCGACAGGGTCGCGGCAGCGGCGGCCGCCGGCGGCGGGCAGCGACCGGCCGATGACGGGCGGAGGCCGGCGGTAGAGGCTAGACCCCGCTGAGGCTCTCGCCACCGACGAAGGCGATCCGCAGCATGTTGGTGGCGCCCGGAGTTCCGAACGGAACGCCGGCGGTGATGATGATGCGCTGGCCGGGGCGGGCGAAGCCTTCCTGGTAGGCGATGCGGCAAGCGCGGTCGACCATGTCTGTCTCGTCGCGGGCATCCTCGGTCAGCACGCAGTGGAGGCCCCACACCAGCGCCAGGCGCCGTGCCGTCGCGGTGCTGGGCGTCAGGGCGACGATGGGTCGGTTCGGTCGTTCGCGGGCAGCGCGCAGGCCGGTCGCGCCTGACGAGGTATAGCAGACGATCGCCGGCAGGTTCAGCGTCGCGGCGACCTCGCGGGCCGCCGAACTGATCGCGTCGGGTCCGGTCGGCTCCGGGTCGGTGCGCTGGGCATGGATGATGTTGGGATAGTTGGGGTCGGCCTCCACCTTCTCGGCGATGCGGCTCATGGTGGCGACAGCCTCGACCGGATACTTGCCGACCGCCGATTCCGCCGAGAGCATGATCGCATCGGCGCCTTCGAAGACGGCGGTGGCGACGTCGGAGACCTCGGCACGGGTGGGAACCGGCGCAGCGATCATCGATTCCAGCATCTGCGTCGCCACGACCACCGGCCGGCCGGCGCGGCGGCAGGCCCGGGTGATCTGCTTCTGCACGCCCGGAACCGCCTCCAGCGGCATCTCCACGCCGAGATCACCGCGCGCCACCATCAGTCCATCGGCCATCTCGATGATCTCCGCCAGCCGCTCGACGGCCGAAGGCTTCTCGATCTTGGCCATCACATAGGCGCGGCCGCGGACCATCTTGCGGGCCTCCGCCAGGTCCTCGGGCCGCTGCACGAAGGACAGCGCCACCCAGTCGATGTCGAGATTGAGGGCAGCCTCGAGATCGGATCTGTCCTTGTCGGTCATCGCGCCGAACGGCAGCACCGTGTCGGGCAGGCTCACCCCCTTCTTGTTCGACAGCCTGCCGCCGACCTCGACCTCGCAGTCGATACGCTTCGGCACCGCCTCGACCACCTTCAACCGGATGCGGCCGTCGTCGAGCAGGATCCGGTGCCCAGGCTCGACGGCCCGGAAGACGGGCGGATGCGGCAGGTAGACCCGATGCACGTCGCCGGCCTTGCGGGTGGTGTCGAGCGCGAAGCGCGCGCCGGCGGCGAGATCGACGGCGCCATCGGCGAAATCGCCTATCCTCAGCTTCGGACCCTGCAGGTCGATCAGGATGCCGATCGGCCGGCCGAGCTCCGCCTCAACTTCGCGGATGCGTCCGTGCAGCGTCTTCAACAGCGCATGCGAGGTATGGCTCATGTTGATCCGGAACACATCGACGCCCGCCTCGAACAATGCCCGGATGCGTTCCGGGCTCGAGGACGCGGGACCGAGCGTGGCCAGAATCTTCGCGAAGCGCCGACGTCTCATCTCAATCCCGCCCTGTCCCCTTGCGCCGGTTCGAAGCCCTGTTGTGCGACAGCTCGTGCGGCCACGGAAGCCCGTGCCCCCGGAAACCGTTACCGAGCCGCTGAAATAGTCTTATGACGAATCGGAGAGATCGGCCACAGGCCGCGTCCGCCGCCGCGATCAGTCGCCGCCAGTGCCGTCCGAGGCCAGATTCGGATCCTGCAGCTGAACCGTCCAGCTCGACTGTTCGTGCGTGTCGATCTCGAAGAAGCCGGTGCGCTGGTAGCCGCGTTCCTCGCAGCGCTCGATGCCGCGGATCGTGAACATCTGATCCTGGGTGCACATGTAGGCCTCGCCGGCCCACTCGCCGCCGTGGTCGTAGTCGATCGCGTAGATGTAATAGTATCGCGACGCCAGGTTGCCGCGCAGGATCGTCTCGCAGGTGTTCGGGCCGACGTTCCACCAGCCCTCGGTCGCCCAGCCTTTCTCGTCCTTGTAGCCGATCGACAGGCCGATGCGGCCGGGTGTGGTGTTGCAGACGCGGAAATCCGCCTCGGCCTCGGCGGAGGCGCCAGCGAGCAGGCAGGCAGCGACCGCGATGGCCGCCAGAAGCCGCAGGGTACCGGTGGTGTGCCGTCGGATCGTTGTCGAACGTATCATTACGCCGTTGATCACGCGCCTTGCCCCGGCGCGGAAGTTGGTCTCAACCCTCGCGCCTGTCAACGATGACGGCGCGCAGATCGTTGACGTTGGTGTAGGTCGGACCGGGCACCAAGAGATCGCCGAGCGCCTCGAAGAACCCGGTCGAATCGTTGTTGTCCAGATATGCGGCAGGATCGAGGCCGCGGGCTGCCGCCCGTCGCAACGTGTCAGGCGTGACCATCGCGCCGGCCGGATCGCTCGCCGCGCCGCCGCCGCCATCGGTCCCATCGGTATCGCCGGCAATGCCCCAGATGCCGGGAGCGCCGCCGAGCGCGATGGCCAGCGACAGAGCGAACTCCTGGTTCGGGCCGCCGCGTCCGCTGCCGCGCAGAGTAACCGTTGCCTCGCCGCCCGAAATGAGAGCCGTCCGGCGACCCTCGGCGGCGAGCCGCAGCGCGTGGGCCGCGTGGGTGGCGCCCAGTTCGCGCGCCTCGTCCTCGAGGTCGCAGCCGAGGACGAGTGTCTCGAAGCCCAGCGAGCGGGCAGCCGACTCCGCCGCCGCCACGGCCATCGCCGGGGTCGCGACCAGCCGGTATTCTGCCGTCGACAGGCGCGGATCGCCTGGCTTCGGGGTCTCGTTGCGCGGATCGAGGAGGGCGGCGGCGACGCCCGGATCGGGATCGATCCGGTAGCGGTCGAGCACCTCCCTCGCCTCCTCCAGGCTGGTCGGATCGGCAACGGTCGGGCCCGATGCGATCGCGGCCGGATCGTCATGCGCGACGTCCGAAATCGCCAGCGTCAGCACCGGCGCCGGCCAGGCAGCGGCGGCGAGGCGGCCGCCCTTGATCCGTGACAGATGCCGGCGGACCGTGTTGATCTCGCCAATCCGCGCGCCGGAGCGGAGCAGGGCGCGGGTGAGGGCCTGCTTGGCCGCCAGTCTCACCCCGTCCGTCGGAGCGATCCAAAGGGCAGAGCCGCCGCCGGACAGCAGCACCAGCACGAGGTCGTCGGGACCGGCGCTGCGGGCGAGCGATAGCGCCTCGCCCGTCGCCGCCACGCCGGCATCGTCCGGCACCGGGTGGCCGGCCTCACGCATCCGGATGAGCCTGGTCGGACGGCCGTAGCCGTAGCGGGCGACAGCGGTGCCGACGAGACGATTCGCCGGCAGGCCGAGATCGTCGAGATAATGGCGCTCGGCGGCCACGGCCATGCTGCCTGCTGCCTTGCCGGCGGCAAGCAGGACGATCCGCCCCTTCGGCGGCGGTGGCAGGTGCGGCGGCAGACAGGTGTCGGGATGGGCGGAATCGACCGCCGCATCATAGAGTGCGCGCAGGGCGGCACGGAGATCGGGTGTCGTCATGCTCGGGCCGATCTGCGCGGGCGGCGCGGGCGGGCGATCCAGATTCCGGCGAAGATCGCCGCGCTGCCAAGCGCCTGCAGCCAGGTCAGATGCTCGCTGAGCACCAGCCAGCCGAACAGCGCGGCGGCGACGCCTTCGAGGAGGATCACCACCGAGGAGAATGCGGCGGGCAGCGTGCCAAGTGCCACCGCCAGCAGACCCTGGCCGCCGACGTGACTGACCAGGGCCAGCGCCGCCAGCATCATGACGCCGGTCATCGACGAGGGAAACAGCGTCGGCTCCAGGACGAGTGCGATTACCAGCAGGATCGCGGCCGTGACGCAGGATGACTGGAAGATCAGCCGGCCCGCGCCATAGTGCCGTCGCGCCGGCCGCACCGCGAGGATGTAGGCGCCAAAGAAGGCCGCGGTGATCAGACCGTAGGCATCGCCGAGCAGATGGGAGGGTGCGAAGCTGTAGCTCGATCCTAGCAGGAAGCCGGCGCCGACGACACCGAGGCCGAGACCGAGCACGACCTCGCGTCCGACCGCCTCACGCAGCACCAGCCAGGACCCCGCCACGACCATCACCGGGGCAAGCGCGGCAAGGAAGGTCGCATTGGCCACCGTGGTGTTCATGATGGCGAGGTGCCAGAAGAACAGGTCGCCAGCGAACAAGGCACCGACAACCACGACGCTGCGGCCGAACCAGGGCGCATCGGCCGCCGTGCTGCGCGCGTCGAACTGCATCCACGCGTAGAGCGCGGGCAGCGCCAGCGCCACCCGCCAGAACGCGCTGGCAAAGGG encodes:
- a CDS encoding lipid A biosynthesis lauroyl acyltransferase produces the protein MQMTPLQRRLFLLKWRIGRILGPVVDWIVATIAIGLFRVVRLLGPDRASNMGGWIARTFGPLLPVNRVGMDNLRHAFPEKDEAELKAILAEVWDNLGRTAAEYPHLDEIWDFDETKPPGRIEATGIDNFYRLRDDDRPAIIFTAHLGNWELPAVCAARHGLPVTAVYRTPNNAYVAQRLLKIRRGTMGELLAAGSGQAVAFAMSNVLAKGGHLGLLVDQRLTKGLRINFFGRPAPTNPILGRLARRFDCPVHGVRVVRLPNNRFRLDLTDEIDLPRDADGLIDAEKAMEVINGIVEGWVREHPGQWLWLHNRWRM
- a CDS encoding beta-ketoacyl-ACP synthase; its protein translation is MSEAPHRDVLITGIGLVSSLGEGLDQHWAALKADGGPRPVVDRERFAPYPVHPLVQLDFDRQIPKRGDQRQMEAWQRIGTYAAGMALDNAGIKDRTDILSRTDMIVAAGGGERDIAVDSALLTDILAASDPGRLINERLSSDLRPTLFLAQLPNLLAGNISIVHKVTGSSRTFMGEESAGIDAVRTAHARVASGQSEICLVGGSYNAERLDMLLLFELGNYLWREDWLPVWQRLSRGGGLVTGSMGAFLVLESPAHAAQRGATPVARLDGVRAGRCRRGPGEATAIARRQFDELVSGLTGGERLAVFSGATGAQPATSEEQVFLTSLRHADNHIPIRAVGSIIGHGLEAQFPALVALAALAVSHGMLFAPLDDSGCEADGSAPIDRVLVTQWGHWRGEGMALVAPAG
- a CDS encoding SDR family oxidoreductase encodes the protein MAAADTSARRRVLVTGGARGLGRAIVETLAGEGYDVLFTYNASAAPAEALVAELAAAYPQAAIEARPLDLASRTAVEGFVAALDDEAPFYGFVHNAGLPYDSLAAVMDQARAEQCMQVNFWSLTRLAGGVVRRMTRARAGRIVVVGSVVALRGSIGNAAYAASKAAILGYTRTLAMETAKRGVTVNYIAPGFIDTDMMAPYADYRQKMEGQIPVGRFATPHEIAAIVPFLLSPAASYITGAVVPVDGGLTAAMPVHR
- a CDS encoding 3-hydroxyacyl-ACP dehydratase FabZ family protein, coding for MRIEYFQLIDRIVEVWPSEGRLRAEAQVPTESTIFEGHFPGHPLMPGVLLVESMAQTSGYAVLTANRFDRMPFLAGVREAKFRAFVEPGDVLDIEAMLEHDGSGFAMTSVKVKRAGKPICESRLTFRVMPFPTPDFRQMMLENATRLGYPRELLG
- a CDS encoding beta-ketoacyl-ACP synthase; the encoded protein is MSGNGRYLDSKGRPVVVVTGMGLVTSLGRGRDDNWKALTAGMSGIHRISRFPVDGLRTTIGGTIDFVSVEPFCAPALSERLAEMAMEEAIEQAAIGSAGDFPGPLFLAVAPVEMEWPQREELARSVPHDGPYDYHVLLEAAHRGRPDLHRRFLFGGVAETLADRFGTKGSPISLSTACASGATAIQLAVEAIRRGEADAAVSVGTDGSIQAEALIRFSLLSALSTQNDPPEAAAKPFSKNRDGFVMAEGAGALVLESLAHARARGARILGVVEGAGECADSFHRTRSNPDGHTIVGCITAALDDAGVTPADIDYINAHGTGTPENDKMECLGVQTVFADRAKDVLISSNKSMIGHTLSAAGAVEAVFTLMTIAEGRVPPTINYTIPDPAIPLDVVPNVARDARVRRAMSNSFGFGGQNVCLVFAGEPA
- a CDS encoding acyl carrier protein; the protein is MSSTFDTVADIISETCDIPRDDIKPDSHVIDDLGIDSLDFLDVAFAIDKAFGIKMPFEQWTQEVNEGKASAEQYFVLKNLCDRIDELIAAKTA
- a CDS encoding YqaA family protein — its product is MEDLVSLLGLFVVALVAATLLPAQSEVALAGLLAAGDQPVVAPVIMATAGNVVGSTLNWLLGRGIEQFRNRRWFPVSERALQRAIGWYGRWGRWSLLLSWVPVVGDPLTLAAGVLREPFWSFLALVTVAKAGRYMVVTAATLGVL
- a CDS encoding zinc-binding dehydrogenase, with translation MRALTLVSDRTLDLIEQPDPPPPGPGEVQVRIRAVALNHIDVWGWRGMAFAKRKLPLVVGAEAAGEIVAVGADVTNRAVGDQVALYGALTCGSCRACREGRDNLCENVAGIMGFHVDGFARDLLNTQARLTVPVPPGISWIDAACAPITFGTVQHMLFDNARLQGDETILVHAGGSGIGTAAIRMSKAIGATVITTVGDDEKAEKAKALGADHVINYRKERFEHVTRKLTAKKGVDVVFEHVGPDTFAGSMLSLKRGGRLVTCGSTSGVTTQINLYQLFQQQLKLFGSFGSSMRNMAESLDKMAAGILPVIDTELDISDFAVGLDRLESRKVFGKIVVRL
- the ykgO gene encoding type B 50S ribosomal protein L36 → MKIRNSLKSLIKRHRGNRIVRRKGRVYIINKTNRRYKARQG